A window of the Tessaracoccus sp. MC1865 genome harbors these coding sequences:
- a CDS encoding multifunctional oxoglutarate decarboxylase/oxoglutarate dehydrogenase thiamine pyrophosphate-binding subunit/dihydrolipoyllysine-residue succinyltransferase subunit encodes MSAPDSNDLFGANSWLIDEKREAYDADPQSVDATWREFFAAEGAPPQPAAVESAAPPTSRAPEKPQATPRAETKPAPKAETKPEAKSERPKSPEAKQREAASGLSDAPAPKPATAKTESKPTVEKVTTGRNAPHNPGTGAGLSANTPNPNVRPEPSGAQPKYTVLRGAPMRTAKNMDTSLTVPTATSVRSVPMKLVIDQRVLINNFLRQSKGGKVSFTHLIGYAMVQALKAMPEMNNAYDMVDGKPNLIENPSINLGIAIDIQKGDTRQLLVPNIKGCENFNFFQFWSAYEQVVRKTRAGDLQVSDFAGTTASLTNPGGIGTNHSVPRLMTGQGMILGVGNIDYPAEFQGMSESKMTDLAVSKVTTLTSTYDHRVIQGATSGEFLKTMHGLLLGENGFYDEIFEALRIPYEPLRWAGDISAHRDNQVSKTARVLELINSYRAFGHLVADTDPLEYRQRSHEDLRLETHGLSIWDLDRQFAVGTFGGSERTYLTLRDIISTLQDSYCRTVGIEYMHIPDPRQRRWFQQRMEKPHQALTHDEHMHALDKLNEAEIFETFLQTKFVGQKRFSLEGGESVIVLLDEIAQQAANDSVDEVCIGMPHRGRLNVLANIVGKSYGQIFREFDGQVDRSGTGDVKYHLGAEGTFVASNGATVKTSVAANPSHLEAVNPVLQGIARAKQDMLRQSDYPVLPLTMHGDASFAGQGVVFETLQMSQLRGYKTGGTIHVVVNNQVGFTTAPTESRSSTYSTDVAKSISAPVLHVNGDDPDSCIRAARIAFEYRQTFHKDVVIDMVCYRRRGHNEGDDPSFTQPNMYDLIEQKRSTRRLYTESLIGRGDISMADAEDVMNRFRARLENVFREVRDSKGAPDEYRKVPYYPTKPEERLTEITTEMLQRIANVHTQFPEGFAVHPKVQPQLERRAEAIMNGPIDWATAEMIAIGSLLIEGRPVRMAGQDSRRGTFSQRFAAIVDRVTNEAWVPLKHLTEDQATFEVWDSLLSEYAALGFEYGYSVARPDALVLWEAQFGDFVNGAQIISDEFVASGNAKWGQKSGVCLLLPHGYEGQGPDHSSARIERWLQLCAEGALAVCQPSTPANHFHLLRQHAYVNWHRPVVIATPKSMLRNKLATSTPEEFTSGRWHPALDDPTIEDPSKVERIVLCSGKVRWDLVARRQKNGHDGKIAIIALERLYPLPAEELVAILRRYSHVSDIRFVQDEPENQGAWAFMSVHLPGAVKELFPEFDLKMTPVTRPWSSAPSVGSMAVHKQQEEDLLRAALG; translated from the coding sequence ATGTCAGCACCTGACTCGAATGACCTTTTCGGTGCCAACTCCTGGCTGATCGACGAAAAGCGGGAGGCGTATGACGCAGACCCGCAGTCAGTGGACGCCACCTGGCGTGAGTTCTTCGCTGCCGAGGGTGCACCTCCGCAGCCCGCAGCGGTGGAGTCCGCCGCTCCGCCGACGAGTCGTGCCCCCGAGAAACCGCAGGCCACGCCCCGGGCCGAGACGAAGCCCGCCCCGAAGGCCGAGACGAAGCCGGAAGCCAAGTCGGAGCGCCCGAAGTCGCCTGAGGCGAAGCAGCGCGAAGCGGCCTCCGGCCTGTCTGACGCGCCCGCCCCCAAGCCTGCTACGGCCAAGACGGAGAGCAAGCCCACCGTCGAAAAGGTGACCACGGGCCGCAACGCGCCGCACAACCCCGGCACCGGTGCCGGCCTCAGCGCCAACACACCCAACCCGAACGTGCGTCCCGAGCCCTCGGGTGCCCAGCCCAAGTACACGGTTCTGCGCGGTGCCCCCATGCGCACGGCCAAGAACATGGACACCTCCCTCACCGTGCCCACGGCCACGTCCGTGCGCTCGGTGCCGATGAAGCTGGTCATCGACCAGCGCGTGCTGATCAACAACTTCCTGCGCCAGTCAAAGGGCGGCAAGGTCTCGTTCACCCACCTCATCGGCTACGCCATGGTGCAGGCTCTCAAGGCCATGCCGGAGATGAACAACGCCTACGACATGGTGGACGGCAAGCCCAACCTGATCGAGAACCCCTCGATCAACCTCGGCATCGCCATCGACATCCAGAAGGGCGACACCCGCCAGCTCCTGGTGCCCAACATCAAGGGCTGCGAGAACTTCAACTTCTTCCAGTTCTGGTCGGCCTACGAGCAGGTGGTGCGCAAGACCCGCGCCGGTGACCTGCAGGTGTCGGACTTCGCCGGCACGACGGCGTCGCTCACCAACCCGGGCGGCATCGGCACCAACCACTCGGTGCCCCGACTGATGACCGGTCAGGGCATGATCCTGGGCGTCGGCAACATCGACTACCCGGCCGAGTTCCAGGGCATGAGCGAGTCCAAGATGACAGACCTCGCCGTATCCAAGGTCACCACCCTGACCTCCACCTATGACCACCGCGTGATCCAGGGCGCCACCTCCGGCGAGTTCCTGAAGACGATGCACGGGCTGCTGCTCGGCGAGAACGGCTTCTACGACGAGATCTTCGAAGCGCTGCGCATCCCCTACGAGCCGCTCCGCTGGGCCGGCGACATCTCCGCGCACCGCGACAACCAGGTCTCCAAGACCGCCCGGGTACTGGAGCTGATCAACTCCTACCGCGCGTTCGGCCACCTGGTCGCCGACACGGACCCCTTGGAGTACCGCCAGCGTTCCCATGAGGACCTGCGCCTTGAGACGCACGGGCTCTCCATCTGGGACCTGGACCGTCAGTTCGCGGTGGGCACCTTCGGTGGCTCCGAGCGCACCTACCTGACGCTGCGCGACATCATCTCCACGTTGCAGGATTCGTACTGCCGTACCGTGGGCATCGAGTACATGCACATCCCGGATCCGCGGCAGCGCCGCTGGTTCCAGCAGCGCATGGAGAAGCCGCACCAGGCGCTGACGCACGACGAGCACATGCACGCGCTGGACAAGCTCAACGAGGCGGAGATCTTCGAGACGTTCCTCCAGACGAAGTTCGTCGGGCAGAAGCGCTTCTCCCTCGAGGGAGGCGAGTCCGTCATCGTGCTGCTCGACGAGATCGCGCAGCAGGCGGCCAACGACTCCGTCGACGAGGTCTGCATCGGCATGCCGCACCGTGGCCGGCTCAACGTGCTGGCCAACATCGTCGGCAAGAGCTACGGCCAGATCTTCCGCGAGTTCGACGGCCAGGTCGACAGGTCGGGCACGGGTGACGTGAAGTACCACCTGGGCGCGGAGGGTACCTTCGTCGCCTCGAACGGTGCCACCGTCAAGACGTCCGTGGCCGCCAACCCGTCGCACCTTGAGGCGGTGAACCCGGTGCTCCAGGGCATCGCCCGCGCCAAGCAGGACATGCTGCGCCAGAGCGACTACCCGGTGCTCCCCCTCACCATGCACGGCGACGCGTCGTTCGCCGGCCAGGGCGTGGTCTTCGAGACGCTGCAGATGTCGCAGCTGCGCGGCTACAAGACCGGTGGCACGATCCACGTCGTGGTCAACAACCAGGTGGGCTTCACCACGGCCCCCACCGAGTCGCGTTCCTCGACGTACTCCACCGACGTGGCGAAGTCCATCTCCGCCCCCGTGCTGCACGTCAACGGCGATGACCCGGATTCCTGCATCCGCGCGGCCCGCATCGCGTTCGAGTACCGGCAGACGTTCCACAAGGACGTCGTCATCGACATGGTCTGCTACCGGCGTCGTGGCCACAACGAGGGCGACGACCCGAGCTTCACGCAGCCGAACATGTACGACCTCATCGAGCAGAAGCGCTCCACGCGCCGGCTCTACACCGAGTCGCTGATCGGCCGTGGTGACATCTCCATGGCCGACGCCGAGGACGTCATGAACCGCTTCCGAGCCCGCCTCGAGAACGTGTTCCGCGAGGTGCGCGACTCCAAGGGCGCGCCGGACGAGTACCGCAAGGTGCCGTACTACCCCACCAAGCCGGAAGAGCGGCTCACGGAGATCACCACGGAGATGCTCCAGCGGATCGCCAATGTGCACACGCAGTTCCCGGAGGGGTTCGCCGTGCATCCCAAGGTCCAGCCGCAGCTTGAGCGCCGCGCCGAGGCGATCATGAACGGCCCCATCGACTGGGCCACCGCTGAGATGATCGCCATCGGTTCGCTGCTCATCGAGGGTCGCCCGGTGCGCATGGCCGGCCAGGATTCGAGGCGGGGCACGTTCTCGCAGCGCTTCGCCGCCATCGTGGACCGGGTCACCAACGAGGCGTGGGTGCCGCTGAAGCACCTCACCGAGGACCAGGCCACCTTCGAGGTGTGGGATTCGCTGCTGAGCGAATACGCCGCCCTCGGATTCGAGTACGGCTACTCGGTGGCCCGTCCCGACGCGTTGGTGCTGTGGGAGGCGCAGTTCGGCGACTTCGTCAACGGCGCTCAGATCATCTCGGACGAGTTCGTCGCCTCGGGCAACGCCAAGTGGGGCCAGAAGTCGGGCGTGTGCCTGCTGCTCCCCCACGGCTACGAGGGCCAGGGGCCGGACCACTCGTCGGCCCGCATCGAACGCTGGCTGCAACTCTGCGCCGAAGGCGCGCTCGCGGTGTGCCAGCCGTCGACTCCCGCGAACCACTTCCACCTGCTGCGCCAGCACGCCTACGTCAACTGGCACCGCCCGGTCGTGATCGCCACCCCGAAGTCGATGCTGCGCAACAAGCTGGCGACGTCGACGCCGGAGGAGTTCACCTCGGGTCGTTGGCACCCCGCCCTCGACGATCCCACCATCGAGGACCCGTCGAAGGTGGAGCGCATCGTCCTGTGCTCCGGCAAGGTCCGTTGGGACCTGGTGGCCCGCCGCCAGAAGAACGGTCACGACGGAAAGATCGCGATCATCGCTCTGGAGCGCCTCTACCCGCTCCCGGCCGAAGAACTCGTGGCCATCCTGCGCCGCTACTCGCACGTCAGCGACATCCGCTTCGTGCAGGACGAGCCGGAGAACCAGGGAGCGTGGGCATTCATGTCGGTGCACCTGCCCGGAGCCGTCAAGGAACTGTTCCCCGAATTCGACCTGAAGATGACCCCGGTGACCCGTCCGTGGTCCTCGGCGCCGTCGGTGGGCTCGATGGCGGTGCATAAGCAGCAGGAGGAGGACCTGCTGCGCGCCGCCCTGGGCTGA
- a CDS encoding DUF6104 family protein, which translates to MYFTDRGLEELVDRRGHEEVSFEWLAEQLRTFVDLNPEFETPVERLASWLARLDDEED; encoded by the coding sequence ATGTATTTCACTGACCGCGGGCTGGAAGAGCTGGTTGATCGGCGCGGCCACGAGGAGGTCTCCTTCGAGTGGCTCGCCGAACAACTGCGCACCTTCGTCGACCTCAACCCCGAATTCGAAACCCCCGTGGAGCGTCTGGCCTCGTGGCTCGCGCGTCTCGACGACGAGGAGGACTGA
- the galK gene encoding galactokinase, with product MLDLDALRDRYRAVVGSAPEGLWFAPGRVNLIGEHTDYNDGFVLPFALDKKAVIAGGRRDDDELVMVSLELDDEVRLGIEDLAPGTEGWSSYLAGVVWALREAGHAVGGANLVMSSDVPLGAGLSSSAAIECATVAVLTDLYGLDIEPIDRAKLARVAENAYVGAPTGLLDQAASTLCEAAHGLFMDCRTLETEQVPLPMAEQGYEMLVLDTKTPHSHVDGEYGTRRASCEQAAAILGIPALRDVTDLDEAVEKLEDPTMVKRVRHVVTENERVLKAFELARSADLAELAPLLDASHASMRDDYEITVPTVDLAVDTAKRAGALGARMTGGGFGGCIIALTKAGEADTIGQAIATAFADAGFGAPEWFTATPAAGAGRLV from the coding sequence ATGCTGGATCTCGATGCGCTGAGAGACCGTTACCGTGCTGTGGTGGGCAGTGCGCCCGAGGGCCTGTGGTTCGCTCCGGGTCGGGTGAATCTCATCGGTGAGCACACCGACTACAACGATGGGTTCGTCCTGCCGTTCGCCCTCGACAAGAAGGCGGTCATCGCGGGCGGTCGCCGCGACGACGACGAGCTCGTGATGGTCTCGCTCGAACTCGACGACGAGGTGCGCCTGGGGATCGAGGACCTGGCCCCCGGCACCGAGGGCTGGTCCTCCTACCTCGCCGGTGTCGTCTGGGCGCTGCGCGAGGCCGGCCACGCCGTGGGCGGGGCCAACCTGGTGATGAGCTCGGACGTGCCCCTCGGTGCGGGCCTGTCGAGCTCCGCCGCCATCGAGTGCGCCACCGTCGCGGTACTCACAGACCTGTACGGGCTCGACATCGAGCCCATCGACCGCGCCAAGCTCGCCCGCGTGGCCGAGAACGCCTATGTGGGAGCGCCCACGGGCCTGCTGGACCAGGCCGCCAGCACCCTGTGCGAGGCCGCGCACGGCCTGTTCATGGACTGCCGCACGCTGGAGACAGAGCAGGTTCCCCTGCCGATGGCCGAGCAGGGCTACGAGATGCTGGTGCTCGACACGAAGACCCCGCACAGCCACGTCGACGGCGAATACGGCACCCGCCGGGCCTCCTGCGAGCAGGCGGCCGCCATCCTGGGCATCCCTGCGCTGCGCGACGTCACTGACCTGGACGAGGCCGTCGAGAAGCTCGAGGACCCCACCATGGTGAAGCGGGTGCGGCACGTGGTCACGGAGAATGAGCGAGTCCTGAAGGCTTTCGAGCTGGCGCGATCCGCAGATCTCGCGGAGTTGGCACCGCTGCTGGATGCGTCGCACGCCTCGATGCGCGACGACTACGAGATCACGGTGCCCACCGTCGACCTCGCCGTGGACACGGCCAAGCGGGCCGGCGCCCTGGGTGCGCGCATGACTGGAGGCGGTTTCGGCGGCTGCATCATCGCGCTCACGAAGGCGGGCGAGGCGGACACGATCGGCCAGGCCATCGCCACCGCTTTCGCCGACGCGGGCTTCGGTGCCCCGGAGTGGTTCACCGCCACGCCGGCCGCCGGAGCAGGGCGGCTCGTCTAG
- a CDS encoding WhiB family transcriptional regulator: protein MDWRHRAACLTEDPELFFPVGNTGPALAQIEEAKKICARCVVKDQCLSWALEAGQDHGVWGGLSEDERRAIKRRAARSRLRNN, encoded by the coding sequence ATGGATTGGCGCCACCGGGCTGCCTGCCTCACTGAGGATCCGGAGTTGTTCTTTCCCGTCGGTAACACGGGGCCGGCCTTGGCTCAAATCGAAGAGGCCAAGAAGATCTGCGCCCGTTGTGTCGTCAAGGACCAGTGCCTCTCGTGGGCACTCGAAGCCGGTCAGGACCACGGCGTCTGGGGCGGTCTGAGCGAAGACGAGCGTCGCGCGATCAAGCGCCGCGCCGCCCGCTCCCGCCTCCGCAACAACTGA
- a CDS encoding sensor histidine kinase: MSDDEWLDAFVSGWQMLADLSFSDLVLWKPLTEEGDIFACTAQVRPVTGPTALEEDIVGELIEYEPDHQVTVAFMTHEIAETTDNAISAGIPVDVWAIPVLRHDRPVAVIERHTNQMGMRATGALEENYLEAAEILTQMLMRGEFPLVPPSDKALMPRVADGVLRVQPDGVISYASPNAITGYRRLGAIGDIEGERFRELTRHLRQGVESMGQTVSADIDGRLTLEFDVEARGASMRFVVLPLWLEFTTAGMLVLCRDTTDLRRRDRMLVTKDATIREIHHRVKNNLQTVAALLRMQSRRLKSEEGREALRDAMRRVSSIAMVHETLSYSLVEEVAFDGVCDKILEMVGDLAASAGTVRATRHGTFGVIPAEMATSLSMVITELCQNAVEHGLDSASGLVEVLPHRDGGTLTIDILDGGNGLPDGFRMGSQKSLGLSIISTLIHDLDGTFTLRNREDGEGAVAHIVLPVP, translated from the coding sequence ATGAGCGACGACGAGTGGCTGGACGCGTTCGTGTCCGGCTGGCAGATGCTGGCAGACCTGAGTTTCTCTGACCTGGTCCTCTGGAAGCCCCTCACCGAAGAAGGCGACATCTTCGCCTGTACCGCCCAGGTGAGGCCGGTGACGGGCCCCACAGCCCTCGAGGAGGACATCGTGGGCGAGCTCATCGAGTACGAGCCGGACCACCAGGTCACTGTCGCCTTCATGACGCACGAAATCGCGGAAACCACGGACAACGCGATCTCCGCGGGCATCCCCGTCGACGTCTGGGCCATCCCGGTGCTGAGGCACGACCGCCCGGTCGCGGTGATCGAGCGCCACACCAACCAGATGGGCATGCGAGCCACCGGTGCCCTCGAAGAGAACTACCTCGAAGCCGCAGAGATCCTCACCCAGATGCTGATGCGCGGCGAGTTCCCTCTGGTGCCCCCGTCGGACAAGGCGCTCATGCCGCGAGTCGCCGACGGCGTGCTGAGGGTGCAGCCGGACGGTGTCATCTCGTACGCCAGCCCCAACGCCATCACCGGCTACCGCAGGCTGGGCGCCATCGGCGACATCGAGGGGGAGCGGTTCCGGGAACTCACCCGCCACCTCCGGCAGGGCGTCGAGTCCATGGGGCAGACGGTCAGCGCGGACATCGACGGCAGGCTCACCCTGGAGTTCGACGTCGAGGCCCGGGGCGCGTCCATGCGCTTCGTGGTGCTGCCGCTGTGGCTGGAGTTCACCACCGCCGGCATGCTCGTGCTGTGCCGCGACACCACAGACCTGCGGCGCCGCGACCGGATGCTCGTCACCAAGGACGCCACGATCCGGGAGATCCACCACCGGGTGAAGAACAACCTGCAGACGGTGGCCGCGCTGCTGCGCATGCAGTCGCGGCGGTTGAAGTCGGAGGAGGGAAGGGAAGCCCTGCGCGACGCCATGCGCCGCGTGTCGTCGATCGCCATGGTTCACGAGACCCTCAGCTACTCGCTGGTGGAGGAGGTGGCCTTCGACGGCGTCTGCGACAAGATCCTCGAGATGGTGGGCGACCTCGCCGCCTCAGCCGGCACGGTACGGGCCACGCGGCACGGCACGTTCGGAGTGATCCCGGCGGAGATGGCCACGTCGCTCTCGATGGTCATCACCGAGCTCTGTCAGAACGCCGTCGAGCACGGCCTGGACAGCGCCTCAGGGCTCGTGGAGGTGCTGCCCCACCGCGACGGTGGCACGCTGACGATCGACATCCTCGACGGCGGCAACGGTCTTCCCGACGGATTCCGGATGGGATCCCAGAAGTCGTTGGGGCTGTCGATCATCTCGACGCTGATCCACGACCTCGACGGCACCTTCACGCTGAGGAACAGGGAGGACGGCGAGGGCGCCGTGGCCCACATCGTGCTGCCCGTTCCGTGA
- a CDS encoding 50S ribosomal protein bL37, with product MGKRGRKRKARRKNGANHGKRPNA from the coding sequence ATGGGTAAGCGTGGCCGTAAGCGTAAGGCTCGTCGTAAGAACGGCGCCAACCACGGTAAGCGTCCCAACGCCTGA
- a CDS encoding zf-HC2 domain-containing protein has protein sequence MSESDMFSHAHDEMDECVQALARVHAFLHNELLDADADMIRHHLHACERCMENFEIESTITEMIQRSLPQKTAPSTLTARIQTMRISRTG, from the coding sequence ATGAGTGAAAGCGACATGTTCTCCCATGCGCACGACGAGATGGACGAATGCGTCCAGGCCCTCGCCAGGGTGCACGCGTTCCTGCACAACGAGCTCCTCGACGCCGACGCGGACATGATCCGTCACCACCTCCACGCCTGTGAACGATGTATGGAGAACTTCGAAATCGAATCCACCATCACCGAGATGATCCAGCGCAGCCTGCCGCAGAAGACGGCACCGTCGACGTTGACGGCCCGCATCCAGACCATGCGCATCTCCCGGACCGGCTGA
- a CDS encoding sigma-70 family RNA polymerase sigma factor, which translates to MDKELLDASTDAELDAAAAAAFEEEALSHLDRLYAAALRMTRNPADAEDVVQDAYARAFASRHTFQPGTNLKAWLYRILTNTYINAYRKAQRSPQTSGDEDVTDWQLARAASHDSTGLRSAEMEALDQTPDAAVANAIAALPENFRMAVLLADVEGFSYKEIAEIMDTPLGTVMSRLNRGRAQLRELLADYALERGIGRKAGGR; encoded by the coding sequence ATGGACAAGGAACTGCTCGATGCGTCAACTGACGCCGAACTCGACGCCGCGGCAGCCGCGGCGTTCGAGGAGGAAGCGCTGAGCCATCTCGACCGCCTCTACGCCGCGGCGCTGCGCATGACGCGCAACCCGGCAGACGCCGAGGATGTCGTCCAGGACGCCTACGCGCGGGCCTTCGCCTCGCGGCACACGTTCCAGCCCGGTACCAACCTCAAGGCCTGGCTGTACCGCATCCTCACCAACACCTACATCAACGCCTACCGCAAGGCGCAGCGCTCCCCGCAGACCAGCGGCGACGAGGACGTCACGGACTGGCAGCTGGCCCGCGCCGCCTCACACGACTCCACCGGCCTGCGCAGCGCAGAGATGGAAGCGCTCGATCAGACGCCGGATGCAGCCGTCGCCAACGCGATTGCGGCACTCCCGGAGAACTTCCGCATGGCCGTTCTCCTCGCAGATGTCGAAGGGTTCTCCTACAAGGAGATCGCAGAGATCATGGACACCCCGCTGGGCACCGTGATGAGCAGACTGAACCGCGGCCGCGCCCAGCTGCGCGAGCTGCTCGCCGACTACGCCCTCGAGCGGGGCATCGGCCGGAAGGCGGGGGGCCGGTGA
- the leuD gene encoding 3-isopropylmalate dehydratase small subunit, whose amino-acid sequence MEPFKSHTGIAVPLQRSNVDTDQIIPAVYLKRITRTGFEDGLFSAWRNDPEFVLNKEPFTSGTILIPGPDFGTGSSREHAVWALQNYGFRVVIGTRFGDIFRSNSGKAGLLVALVSDADRDLLWAAIEADPNVETTVDLESQTIVRGDLTVRFDIDEYTKHRLLNGLDDISLTLQDADTISAYEATRPSFKPKTLPVRTAG is encoded by the coding sequence ATGGAACCCTTCAAGAGCCACACCGGCATCGCCGTTCCGCTGCAGCGCTCGAACGTCGACACCGACCAGATCATCCCTGCGGTGTACCTCAAGCGCATCACCCGCACCGGTTTCGAGGACGGCCTGTTCTCCGCATGGCGCAACGATCCGGAGTTCGTCCTGAACAAGGAGCCGTTCACCTCCGGCACCATCCTGATCCCCGGCCCCGACTTCGGCACCGGCTCCTCGCGTGAACATGCTGTGTGGGCCCTGCAGAACTACGGCTTCCGCGTGGTCATCGGTACCCGCTTCGGCGACATCTTCCGCTCGAACTCCGGCAAGGCAGGCCTGCTCGTGGCGCTCGTCTCCGACGCGGACCGCGACCTGCTGTGGGCCGCCATCGAGGCGGACCCCAACGTCGAGACGACGGTGGACCTCGAGTCGCAGACGATCGTGCGCGGTGACCTCACCGTGAGGTTCGACATCGACGAGTACACGAAGCACCGGCTGCTCAACGGCCTCGACGACATCTCGTTGACCCTGCAGGACGCGGACACCATCTCGGCCTACGAGGCGACCCGTCCGTCGTTCAAGCCGAAGACCCTCCCGGTGCGCACCGCCGGCTGA
- the leuC gene encoding 3-isopropylmalate dehydratase large subunit, protein MGKTLSEKVWDAHVVRAAEGEPDLLYIDLHLVHEVTSPQAFEGLRLAGRPVRRPDLTLATEDHNTPTLNILAPIADPVSRKQVDTLRENAAAFGIRIHSLGDKDQGVVHIIGPQLGVTQPGMTIVCGDSHTSTHGAFGALAFGIGTSEVEHVLATQTLNQAKPKTMAVNINGELPDGVTAKDVVLALIAKVGTGGGQGHIVEYRGSTIENLSMEGRMTICNMSIEWGAKAGMMAPDETTFAYLKGRPHAPEGEEWDAAVEYWKTLRTDDDATFDVEVDIDATQLTPFVTWGTNPGHGVPLGGVVPAPEDFESEVEQATAKRALEYMDLVPGTPMRDITVDTVFLGSCTNGRIEDLRLAASVLQGQHIADGVRMLVVPGSARVRIQAETEGLHQVFLDFGAEWRAAGCSMCLGMNPDQLAPGERAASTSNRNFEGRQGKGGRTHLVSPAVAAATAIVGHLAAPADLIGA, encoded by the coding sequence ATGGGTAAGACCCTGAGCGAAAAGGTATGGGACGCACACGTCGTCCGCGCCGCCGAGGGAGAGCCGGACCTGCTCTACATTGACCTCCATCTCGTCCACGAGGTGACCAGCCCCCAGGCCTTCGAGGGCCTGCGCCTCGCCGGCCGTCCCGTCCGTCGCCCGGACCTCACGCTCGCGACAGAGGACCACAACACCCCCACCCTGAACATCCTTGCGCCGATCGCTGATCCGGTCTCGCGCAAGCAGGTCGACACCCTGCGCGAGAACGCGGCGGCCTTCGGGATCCGCATCCACTCGCTGGGCGACAAGGACCAGGGCGTCGTGCACATCATCGGCCCCCAGTTGGGTGTCACCCAGCCGGGCATGACGATCGTCTGCGGCGACTCCCACACCTCCACGCACGGCGCCTTCGGCGCCCTCGCGTTCGGTATCGGCACCTCCGAGGTCGAACACGTGCTCGCCACGCAGACGCTGAACCAGGCCAAGCCCAAGACCATGGCCGTCAACATCAACGGCGAACTGCCTGACGGCGTCACCGCCAAGGACGTCGTCCTGGCGCTGATCGCCAAGGTCGGCACCGGCGGCGGCCAGGGCCACATCGTCGAGTACCGCGGCTCCACCATCGAGAACCTCTCGATGGAAGGCCGGATGACGATCTGCAACATGTCCATCGAGTGGGGCGCCAAGGCCGGCATGATGGCGCCGGACGAGACCACGTTCGCCTACCTGAAGGGTCGCCCGCACGCGCCCGAGGGCGAGGAGTGGGACGCCGCCGTCGAGTACTGGAAGACCCTCCGCACCGACGACGACGCCACGTTCGACGTCGAGGTGGACATCGACGCCACGCAGCTGACCCCGTTCGTCACCTGGGGCACCAACCCGGGGCATGGCGTCCCGCTGGGCGGCGTCGTGCCGGCCCCCGAAGACTTCGAGTCCGAGGTCGAGCAGGCCACCGCCAAGCGTGCCCTCGAATACATGGACCTGGTGCCCGGGACACCCATGCGCGACATCACCGTCGACACCGTCTTCCTGGGCTCCTGCACGAACGGCCGCATCGAGGACCTGCGCCTCGCCGCCTCCGTGCTGCAGGGTCAGCACATCGCCGACGGCGTCCGCATGCTGGTCGTGCCGGGCTCGGCGCGCGTCCGCATCCAGGCCGAGACCGAGGGCCTGCACCAGGTCTTCCTCGACTTCGGCGCCGAGTGGCGCGCCGCCGGCTGCTCGATGTGCCTCGGCATGAACCCGGACCAGCTGGCCCCGGGGGAGCGCGCCGCGTCCACCTCGAACCGCAACTTCGAAGGACGCCAGGGCAAGGGTGGGCGCACCCACCTGGTGTCGCCGGCCGTCGCTGCCGCCACCGCCATCGTCGGCCACCTGGCCGCCCCTGCAGACCTGATTGGAGCCTGA
- a CDS encoding IclR family transcriptional regulator, which translates to MDDTSGVGVLDKASLVLAALERNPLTLAGLVTATGLARPTAHRLAVALEHHRFVGRDLQGRFVLGPRLIELAESAGEDPLLATAGPILQRLRDITGESVQLFRRQGDVRVCVASVERPTGLRDTVPVGAQVSMSAGSAAQVLLAWEEPDKLDKLLDAASFTMATLQTVRRRGWSQSVAEREAGVASVSAPVLAPSGKLIAAVSVSGPIERLTRSPGRLHAPAVLAAAERLSEVLRRSGAPE; encoded by the coding sequence ATGGACGACACATCTGGCGTTGGAGTACTCGACAAAGCGAGCCTCGTGCTGGCCGCTCTCGAGCGCAACCCCCTCACCCTCGCGGGCCTGGTCACGGCCACCGGACTGGCCCGACCCACCGCCCACCGCCTCGCGGTGGCATTGGAGCACCACCGGTTCGTGGGGCGCGACCTCCAGGGCCGCTTCGTGCTGGGCCCCCGCCTGATCGAGCTCGCCGAGTCCGCCGGCGAAGACCCCCTCCTGGCCACGGCCGGTCCCATCCTGCAGCGCCTCCGCGACATCACGGGCGAATCCGTCCAGTTGTTCCGCCGCCAGGGCGACGTCCGCGTGTGCGTGGCCTCAGTGGAACGCCCCACCGGTCTGCGCGACACCGTCCCCGTCGGCGCGCAAGTGTCGATGTCCGCCGGCTCTGCGGCCCAGGTGCTGCTGGCCTGGGAGGAGCCGGACAAGCTGGACAAGCTGCTCGACGCGGCGTCGTTCACCATGGCCACGCTGCAGACCGTGCGCCGTCGTGGCTGGTCCCAGTCCGTGGCGGAGCGCGAGGCCGGCGTCGCGTCCGTCTCTGCCCCGGTGCTGGCACCGTCCGGCAAACTCATCGCGGCAGTGTCGGTCTCTGGGCCCATCGAGCGGCTGACCCGCTCCCCCGGTCGTCTCCACGCGCCTGCGGTGCTGGCGGCGGCCGAGCGCCTGAGCGAGGTTCTCCGTAGGAGCGGCGCCCCCGAATGA